One Alicyclobacillus vulcanalis genomic region harbors:
- a CDS encoding glycosyltransferase family 4 protein translates to MASERTVIVFFAGNEVGGAATHVATWAEALRHAQVHSRYRFVSLGDGPLAERLRRMGMLSGQVTGTAGAVRGLTAAIRQERAWILHSHGPRMNILASFAASRAGVIWTATIHSHPRYDFEGHRLKAALFPRLHLWRLAHARGLFVVQPALADVLPCRTILEVPNAFRPRPAQLAREDAARLWRDRLGLGPQARLVGIVARLDPVKQIDVAIRAVARLREMDVHLLVAGDGRDRARLQSEADACGAADRVHFLGHLDEVAELYAALELHVLPSKSEGSPFSILEAGYYGAANIGADVPGIRRMLRDGEAGLLVPPGDHDALADAMRRMLMDRGLCAAYVERFQTLVLPNYTPERMVVAYERGYTVLEEDALRSGWKLPIDGVREEVSR, encoded by the coding sequence TTGGCTTCGGAGCGCACCGTGATCGTGTTTTTCGCCGGGAATGAAGTCGGTGGCGCGGCCACACATGTCGCAACCTGGGCCGAGGCGCTGCGGCATGCGCAAGTCCATTCCCGATATCGTTTTGTCAGTCTGGGTGACGGGCCACTCGCGGAACGCCTGCGCCGGATGGGGATGCTCTCTGGACAGGTGACGGGAACGGCTGGCGCGGTGCGCGGGTTGACCGCAGCCATTCGGCAGGAGCGGGCCTGGATCCTCCATTCGCACGGCCCGCGCATGAACATCCTCGCATCGTTTGCCGCTTCAAGGGCCGGTGTCATCTGGACGGCGACCATTCACAGTCATCCCCGCTATGACTTCGAGGGCCATCGTCTCAAGGCCGCTCTCTTCCCTCGCCTACATCTGTGGCGCCTGGCGCACGCGCGCGGACTCTTCGTGGTTCAGCCAGCGTTGGCGGATGTGCTTCCCTGCCGAACCATTCTCGAGGTGCCGAACGCGTTTCGCCCGCGCCCCGCTCAGCTTGCGAGGGAAGATGCCGCACGCCTGTGGCGCGATCGGCTCGGCCTGGGGCCGCAAGCGCGGCTCGTTGGCATTGTGGCTCGGCTCGATCCCGTCAAACAGATCGATGTCGCGATCCGCGCCGTGGCGCGATTGCGAGAGATGGATGTGCACCTTCTCGTCGCAGGAGACGGGCGAGATCGAGCGAGGCTGCAATCGGAAGCAGATGCGTGCGGTGCCGCGGACCGCGTGCATTTCCTGGGCCATCTGGACGAGGTGGCCGAGCTGTATGCTGCCCTCGAGCTGCACGTGCTGCCGTCCAAGAGCGAGGGCTCCCCATTCTCCATATTGGAGGCAGGCTACTACGGCGCTGCGAACATTGGGGCGGACGTGCCTGGCATACGGCGGATGCTGAGGGACGGCGAAGCGGGGCTGCTTGTGCCGCCTGGCGATCACGATGCGCTCGCCGACGCGATGCGCCGAATGCTCATGGACAGGGGCCTTTGCGCCGCGTACGTGGAGCGATTTCAGACGCTTGTCCTCCCAAACTATACGCCGGAGCGAATGGTCGTGGCGTATGAGCGCGGCTACACGGTACTGGAAGAGGATGCGCTGCGAAGCGGATGGAAACTGCCCATCGATGGTGTGCGAGAAGAGGTGAGTCGATGA
- a CDS encoding rhomboid family intramembrane serine protease yields MMRRRRNVWRVRFLPPTPYGSDPAPAGWTFLIVTVLWYFVVETATGRTTFGLLRAGALYPPLVESGQWFRLLSTMFVHVSLWHILVNMISLWTLFVLEQAVTTPVFIVIYVLSGAVGSLLTLPISPDQVSAGASGAIFGLFGAMLMLAFLGLFPPYVRNQLLMVLAVNVVIDVMNLGSIGWMAHLGGLVTGMGVTYVFAKSVRNPRVWTVLAWICSLACGFSLVWDLATPLPLSW; encoded by the coding sequence ATGATGCGACGTCGCAGAAACGTGTGGCGCGTTCGCTTTTTGCCGCCCACGCCCTACGGCAGTGATCCCGCTCCGGCGGGTTGGACCTTTTTAATCGTCACGGTTCTCTGGTACTTCGTCGTCGAAACGGCGACGGGAAGAACGACCTTCGGCCTTTTGCGCGCTGGGGCGCTGTACCCGCCGCTCGTCGAGAGCGGCCAGTGGTTTCGGCTGCTCAGCACGATGTTCGTCCACGTGAGCCTTTGGCACATTCTCGTGAATATGATCTCGCTGTGGACCCTGTTCGTGCTGGAACAGGCGGTCACCACGCCCGTGTTCATCGTCATTTACGTGCTCTCGGGCGCCGTGGGCAGCTTGTTGACGCTGCCGATCTCGCCGGATCAGGTGTCGGCTGGCGCGTCGGGCGCCATTTTCGGCTTATTCGGCGCGATGCTGATGCTCGCGTTCCTCGGCCTGTTTCCGCCCTATGTCCGCAATCAGCTCCTGATGGTGCTGGCTGTGAACGTCGTGATCGACGTGATGAATTTGGGCAGCATTGGCTGGATGGCTCATCTCGGCGGGCTGGTGACGGGCATGGGGGTCACGTACGTCTTTGCGAAATCGGTCCGGAATCCGCGCGTTTGGACGGTTCTGGCTTGGATATGCAGCTTGGCTTGTGGATTCAGTCTTGTGTGGGATCTCGCAACGCCGCTGCCACTCTCCTGGTGA
- the speD gene encoding adenosylmethionine decarboxylase: MDTMGRHVIAELWECDPERLNDVHGIERAMVTAALEAGAEVREVAFHKFAPQGVSGVVIISESHLTIHSFPEHGYASIDVYTCGDRIDPNVACDYITKYLGAKRLEAIELPRGVGQIQVHDVKVRAL, from the coding sequence ATGGACACGATGGGGCGTCACGTCATTGCAGAGCTTTGGGAATGTGATCCCGAGCGTCTGAACGACGTTCACGGGATCGAGCGCGCCATGGTGACCGCGGCCTTGGAGGCGGGCGCGGAGGTTCGCGAAGTTGCGTTCCACAAGTTCGCACCGCAGGGCGTCAGCGGCGTCGTCATCATTTCGGAGTCGCATCTCACGATTCACAGTTTTCCCGAGCACGGCTACGCGAGTATCGATGTGTACACCTGTGGGGACCGCATCGATCCGAATGTGGCGTGTGACTACATCACGAAGTACCTGGGCGCGAAGCGCCTTGAAGCAATAGAGCTTCCTCGCGGCGTCGGCCAGATACAGGTGCACGATGTGAAGGTACGCGCATTGTAG
- a CDS encoding PepSY domain-containing protein, translated as MKRWLLTATAAACLASAGWWHAPAAHALTPSDAVSAEPNAPVNGPSHQFEIHSSVQVSRETLREAYQASHDAYTKKLQKYAKCTEADARKAVMSEHPGCKIEDIQLRNIRTNLVYMAIARDDEDKYLVIVDAGNGNILLDRRIPTHHERVFAGAPIPSRDE; from the coding sequence CGATGGTTGCTAACAGCGACCGCGGCGGCCTGCTTGGCATCGGCCGGCTGGTGGCACGCGCCCGCAGCGCATGCCCTCACGCCATCAGACGCTGTTTCCGCCGAGCCCAATGCGCCCGTCAACGGTCCTTCGCACCAATTCGAAATCCATTCAAGCGTTCAGGTGTCCCGAGAGACACTTCGCGAAGCCTACCAGGCCAGCCACGATGCATACACCAAGAAACTGCAGAAATACGCCAAGTGCACGGAGGCGGACGCACGCAAGGCAGTCATGTCGGAGCACCCGGGCTGCAAAATCGAAGACATTCAGCTGCGCAACATTCGTACCAATCTCGTCTACATGGCGATTGCGCGGGACGACGAAGACAAATATCTCGTCATTGTGGACGCGGGCAACGGGAATATCCTGCTGGATCGGCGCATTCCAACGCATCACGAGCGGGTGTTCGCCGGTGCGCCCATTCCAAGCCGCGACGAATGA